AATGATACTAAAGGAGTTAATTGAAAATGTTCTCCCATACAGCCACAATTAGCCGTTAGTCCTTCAGTAAAGGCCAGGTAAATAATATAAATGGACAGAAATATTACTAAGCCAATTGAAAAAATCAGTGTCTTCTTCAATTGAAAAGAAGTAATCAGAAAAAATCCAACTAAAAACTCCAGTCCAATTAACAATCTGGCCAAAATAGTTGAGAAGGTTAAGCTGCTGATTCCGATTTCTACAAAAGAAAATTCAAAAAACTCTATGGGGTGTACTTTTAGCGACCCGGAAACTATAAAAAATACACCTAATAAGATTCTTAGTATGATGAAAGGCATTATTTATTTTTTAGTTTTCAATTGATAGGAAGGCCCCCATTTTAAATCCTCTGAATTTAGCATAGCAAAAACATCCCATAAGCTGCAGTAATTATCTCCGGGTCCAAAAAATGCTCTTGATGTATGCATAATTCGTCCTGATTTTTCCTTTTTAAAAACAGATATACCGGGATAGGAGTGATTTCCGGAAAAAAAACCAACGTCCTTTTTAAATGTATTTTCTTTAGAAGAAGCTATCTCAAAAGTCCACTTTCGCTTTTCGGCAAATTCACTCATTTCTTTATAGCTATCTGAGGAGACAACTACAAAACCGGCTCTGTCTTCAAAATAAGCAGTCATTCCATTCAGTCCATCGGCCCATAAAGTGCAATAAGCACAGGACTTTCCCATATTGTGAATAATAATGAGCTCATCCTTGTCTCCAAAAAGTTCACTTAATGCGACAGAGTCTCCATTCTTATTTATAAACAAATAATCTTTTACTTCCTGAAAAGGAACTTGCTTTCTCAAAGCACTTAACTCCTCCTTTTTCAGCATTATTTCTTTTTCAAGTACTTCGATTTTTTGATGAATAGCTAACTCTTTTTGCATAATTTAAAATTTTCATCAAAGTTAATTACAGTTTGAATAAAACAGTTTGGATAAAAAATATTTATGGTCTAATACAGAAAAAAGAGAAACATCTAATCCGGCACCTATATCACTTTACTCCTTTCTGAATACTACATATTTGACATGAATAGCAAATCAAGATGTGTAAAGTTCAGGTCAAACAAATTACCAATATGCTGATTCGTCAATCGTCCCCGGTAAACATAAACTCCATTTCTCAAATGCCTGTCAACCTGTAACATTTTCTCAAAACCACCGTATTCACTTGCTTTCATCAAAATATTCGGGCCTAAAATATTACTAAGTGCATAGCTGGCTGTCCGGCCAACTCTGGAAGGTATATTTGGAACACAATAGTGAACTACATCATATTTTTTAAAGGTTGGATTGTTATGTGAAGTCACATCTGACGTTTCAAAACAACCTCCCTGGTCTATACTTACATCAATAATTACAGAACCGGCTTTCATTTTTGAAACCATTTGCTCAGTTACCAGCATAGGGCTTCTGCCATGCTCAGAGTGGACAGCACCCACTACTACATCTGCATTTTTTATTTCTTCTGTTAACACTTCAGGCACTATGGTTGAAGTAGATATACGGCTGGCAATATTATTTTGCATCCGCATGAGCTTGTAGATATTATTATCAAAAACCCGAACTTCAGCCCCAAGTCCCAAGGCAGTTCTGGCAGCAAACTCGCCTACAACTCCGGCTCCAAGTATAACTACTTTTGCCGGTAAAACTCCGGAGATACCACCAAGCAAAACTCCTTTACCGTGAGGCTTACCACTTAAAATTTCTGCTGCTATCAACATTACAGAACTGCCCGCAATTTCACTCATAGAACGTACAAAAGGGAAAAACCCGGAATCATCCTTCACATATTCCAATGCCAAAGTGGTCACTTTTTTTTGCATTAACTTTAACACACACTCTTTTTTCAAAGTAGGAAGGTGTATCGGGGTAATCAGGATTTGATTCATCTTAAGATACTCGATGTCTTTCTCAGATGGCGGAGCAACTTTTAAAATCACTTCAGCCTCATAGACCTTCTCTTTGCTGAAAACTATTTCTCCCCCGGCTTCCATATACTCATTGTCATAGAAATGTGCCCCTTCTCCGGCTTTTGATTCAATAAGCACTCGGTGCCCGTTATTCACCAATAACTTTACGGCATCGGGGGTCAAAGAAATTCTACTTTCCTGAAAAGCAGTTTCTCTGGGAATCCCGATAAACAGGCTTTGCATATTTCTGCTCTTCAGTTTAGGCTTTTCCTGAACATCAATATTTTCTTTTTGTTGATTTTGAGGATCTGAGGGTTTTTCTTCAAACATGCTTAGTCAATTATTAATTTACGGCTGCCATTTGCGTTTACAAATATACTTATGTTTATACATTTTTCCGGTAAAATATCGGCGGCAATCTCCGGCCACTCAATAAGACATACCGTTTTATCTTCATCCCAATACTCTGTCAAACCAATTTCGTGTGCTTCATCTATATGCTTTAGTCTGTATAAAT
This Chitinophagaceae bacterium DNA region includes the following protein-coding sequences:
- a CDS encoding DUF899 domain-containing protein; the encoded protein is MQKELAIHQKIEVLEKEIMLKKEELSALRKQVPFQEVKDYLFINKNGDSVALSELFGDKDELIIIHNMGKSCAYCTLWADGLNGMTAYFEDRAGFVVVSSDSYKEMSEFAEKRKWTFEIASSKENTFKKDVGFFSGNHSYPGISVFKKEKSGRIMHTSRAFFGPGDNYCSLWDVFAMLNSEDLKWGPSYQLKTKK
- a CDS encoding alanine dehydrogenase, whose translation is MFEEKPSDPQNQQKENIDVQEKPKLKSRNMQSLFIGIPRETAFQESRISLTPDAVKLLVNNGHRVLIESKAGEGAHFYDNEYMEAGGEIVFSKEKVYEAEVILKVAPPSEKDIEYLKMNQILITPIHLPTLKKECVLKLMQKKVTTLALEYVKDDSGFFPFVRSMSEIAGSSVMLIAAEILSGKPHGKGVLLGGISGVLPAKVVILGAGVVGEFAARTALGLGAEVRVFDNNIYKLMRMQNNIASRISTSTIVPEVLTEEIKNADVVVGAVHSEHGRSPMLVTEQMVSKMKAGSVIIDVSIDQGGCFETSDVTSHNNPTFKKYDVVHYCVPNIPSRVGRTASYALSNILGPNILMKASEYGGFEKMLQVDRHLRNGVYVYRGRLTNQHIGNLFDLNFTHLDLLFMSNM